The Paenibacillus sp. RUD330 genome has a segment encoding these proteins:
- the rlmN gene encoding 23S rRNA (adenine(2503)-C(2))-methyltransferase RlmN translates to MNTLYGLTQEQLEAWLGERGHRKFHAMQVWESLYRRRVRTFGEMAEAGVKKECVQLLEENWRLGTLEEHTRQESTDGTVKFLFRLQDGNLIETVLMKHKFGLSVCVTTQVGCNIGCSFCASGLLAKSRDLTAGEIAEQIMRVQLYLDEAGLDQRVSHIVVMGIGEPFDNYTHLMNFLAIVQHPKGLAIGPRHITVSTSGLSAKIRDFADSGVQANLAVSLHAPNNELRTRIMKINKAIPIGKLLESIDYYLDRTRRRITIEYILLKDVNDLREHAQELSDLMRSRPQLMKLANVNLIPYNPVDEHSQYQRSAPEAIDGFYDTLKKNGVSCSVRLEHGADIDAACGQLRSKQLRADGGKSEAAV, encoded by the coding sequence ATGAACACCCTGTATGGACTTACCCAGGAGCAGCTGGAAGCTTGGCTCGGGGAACGCGGACACCGCAAGTTTCATGCGATGCAGGTATGGGAAAGCCTCTACCGCAGACGCGTCCGGACATTCGGCGAAATGGCCGAAGCCGGAGTGAAAAAGGAATGCGTGCAGCTGCTGGAGGAGAACTGGCGGCTCGGCACGCTTGAAGAGCATACGCGCCAGGAATCGACGGACGGCACGGTCAAGTTCCTGTTCCGTCTGCAGGACGGCAACCTGATCGAGACGGTGCTCATGAAGCACAAGTTCGGCCTGTCGGTATGCGTCACGACCCAGGTCGGCTGCAATATCGGCTGCAGCTTCTGCGCGAGCGGCCTGCTCGCGAAGAGCCGCGACCTCACCGCAGGCGAGATCGCGGAGCAGATCATGCGGGTGCAGCTGTATCTGGACGAAGCCGGCCTGGACCAGCGGGTCAGCCATATCGTCGTGATGGGCATCGGCGAGCCGTTCGACAACTATACGCATCTCATGAATTTCCTGGCGATCGTGCAGCATCCGAAGGGGCTGGCGATCGGTCCGCGCCATATCACCGTATCGACGAGCGGCCTCTCCGCCAAAATCCGCGACTTCGCCGACAGCGGCGTGCAGGCCAATCTGGCCGTGTCGCTGCATGCGCCGAACAACGAGCTCCGCACGCGGATCATGAAGATTAACAAGGCGATTCCGATCGGGAAGCTGCTGGAGAGCATCGATTATTACCTTGACCGGACGCGCCGCCGCATCACGATCGAGTACATTCTGCTCAAGGATGTCAACGATCTGCGGGAGCATGCGCAGGAGCTGTCGGATCTGATGCGTTCGCGGCCCCAGCTGATGAAGCTGGCCAATGTGAATCTGATTCCGTACAATCCGGTCGACGAGCACAGCCAGTACCAGCGCAGCGCGCCGGAGGCGATCGACGGCTTCTACGACACGCTCAAGAAGAACGGCGTCAGCTGCAGCGTGCGGCTGGAGCACGGCGCGGATATTGATGCGGCCTGCGGCCAGCTGCGCAGCAAGCAGCTGCGTGCGGACGGCGGCAAGAGCGAAGCGGCGGTCTGA
- a CDS encoding cation diffusion facilitator family transporter, whose amino-acid sequence MRVVDFHHLQHVKEQSRSKKTLWITLLLTLFFTIVEIVGGLLSNSLALLSDSAHMISDVIALGLSMTAIYMASRQPDARFTFGYLRFEIIASFLNGLALAVISVGIFVEGIRRFLHPEPIQYGLMLAIASIGLVVNLVLTIVLSRSMKEEDNLNVKSALWHFFGDLLSSVGVIVSALLILLTGRVWFDPLISLVIGGIIFIGGARITREAYLVLMESVPREFDLEAIRASIRQVEGVEDVHEMHLWAVSTDHYSLTAHVFADENIQPFCIILNINETLKQKYGISHSTIQLEHAGINPHGEYGREFLKSRRELTGSRA is encoded by the coding sequence ATCCGAGTGGTTGATTTCCATCATCTCCAGCACGTCAAGGAGCAATCCCGGTCCAAGAAGACGTTATGGATCACGCTGCTTCTGACCTTGTTCTTCACGATCGTCGAGATCGTCGGCGGGCTGCTGTCGAACTCGCTGGCCCTGCTGTCCGACTCCGCCCATATGATCTCCGACGTCATCGCCCTCGGACTCAGCATGACCGCTATCTACATGGCCTCCCGGCAGCCGGATGCAAGGTTCACGTTCGGCTACCTGCGCTTCGAGATCATCGCTTCCTTCCTGAACGGGCTTGCGCTCGCGGTCATCTCGGTCGGCATCTTCGTCGAGGGCATCCGCCGCTTTCTCCACCCGGAGCCGATCCAGTACGGCCTGATGCTCGCCATCGCCTCCATCGGCCTCGTCGTCAATCTCGTGCTGACGATCGTCCTCAGCCGCAGCATGAAGGAAGAGGACAATCTGAATGTGAAGAGCGCCCTCTGGCATTTCTTCGGCGATCTGCTGAGCTCGGTCGGCGTCATCGTCTCGGCGCTGCTCATCCTGCTGACCGGCAGAGTCTGGTTCGATCCGCTCATCAGCCTCGTCATCGGCGGCATCATCTTCATCGGCGGCGCCCGCATCACGCGCGAAGCCTATCTCGTCCTGATGGAGTCCGTGCCCCGCGAATTCGATCTGGAGGCGATCCGCGCCTCGATCCGTCAGGTCGAAGGCGTCGAGGACGTGCATGAGATGCACCTATGGGCCGTTTCGACCGACCATTATTCGCTTACGGCCCATGTGTTCGCCGACGAGAATATCCAGCCGTTCTGCATCATCCTCAATATCAACGAGACCTTGAAGCAGAAGTACGGCATCTCCCATTCGACGATTCAACTCGAGCATGCCGGCATCAACCCGCATGGCGAATACGGCAGGGAATTCCTGAAGAGCCGTCGGGAGCTGACGGGCAGCCGAGCTTGA
- a CDS encoding helix-turn-helix domain-containing protein, with protein sequence MASSNYIPKNPDTIDCNIEKTLDVIGGKWAFLVLRELFCGTRRFGELQRLIPAVSPRALTSTLRHMEEKGVLERKVYPTVPVTVEYTLTPKGEDLHQIIKEMKLWAARWT encoded by the coding sequence ATGGCAAGCAGCAACTACATTCCCAAAAATCCCGACACGATCGATTGCAACATCGAAAAAACACTGGATGTCATCGGCGGCAAATGGGCCTTTCTCGTCCTGCGGGAGCTGTTCTGCGGCACCCGCCGCTTCGGCGAGCTGCAGCGCCTGATTCCGGCCGTGAGCCCCCGTGCTCTTACTAGCACCCTTCGCCATATGGAGGAGAAGGGCGTGCTGGAGCGCAAAGTCTATCCGACCGTACCCGTCACGGTAGAGTATACGCTCACCCCGAAGGGGGAGGACCTGCATCAGATCATCAAGGAAATGAAGCTGTGGGCGGCTAGATGGACATGA
- a CDS encoding aldo/keto reductase family protein, which translates to MDYRRLGSTGAKVSEISLGSWLTYGGYVERENAVKAIHAAYDLGINFFDTANVYERGAAETLVGETIKAFPRHSYLLATKAFWPMGDLPNDRGLSRKHLTDQFHASLKRLDVDYVDIMYCHRHDPETPLYETLRTLDDLVRAGKVLYVGVSEWTASQIAEAHAIADRYLLDRIVVNQPQYNMFNRYIEPEIIPYSERSGVGQVVFSPLAQGLLTGKYTSVDNIPADSRAAKLEWMKNGITEEKIAKVRELGAIASELDLTVGQLALAWILRQPNVASALVGASRPEQVVENAKASGVKLTQEIVDKIESILEGK; encoded by the coding sequence ATGGATTATCGCAGGCTTGGAAGCACCGGCGCCAAGGTGAGCGAGATCAGCCTCGGCAGCTGGCTGACCTACGGCGGCTACGTCGAACGCGAGAATGCGGTGAAAGCCATTCATGCCGCTTACGATTTGGGAATCAACTTTTTTGATACGGCCAATGTGTACGAAAGAGGAGCGGCCGAAACGCTCGTCGGCGAAACGATCAAAGCGTTCCCCCGCCACTCCTACCTGCTCGCGACGAAGGCATTCTGGCCGATGGGAGATCTGCCCAACGACCGGGGCCTCTCGCGCAAGCATCTGACGGATCAGTTCCATGCGAGCCTGAAGCGCCTCGACGTCGATTACGTGGACATCATGTACTGCCACCGCCACGATCCCGAGACGCCTCTCTATGAAACGCTGCGCACGCTGGACGATCTCGTCCGAGCAGGCAAGGTGCTGTACGTCGGCGTCAGCGAGTGGACCGCCTCCCAGATCGCGGAAGCGCATGCCATCGCCGACCGCTACCTGCTGGACCGCATCGTCGTCAACCAGCCGCAGTACAACATGTTCAACCGCTACATCGAGCCGGAGATCATTCCGTACAGCGAGCGCAGCGGAGTGGGGCAAGTCGTCTTCTCGCCGCTCGCCCAGGGCCTGCTGACGGGCAAGTACACATCCGTGGACAACATCCCGGCCGACAGCCGCGCCGCGAAGCTGGAGTGGATGAAGAACGGCATCACGGAAGAGAAGATCGCCAAGGTCCGCGAGCTCGGCGCCATCGCTTCCGAACTGGACCTGACCGTCGGCCAGCTGGCGCTCGCCTGGATTTTGCGCCAGCCGAACGTAGCCAGCGCCCTCGTCGGCGCGAGCCGTCCGGAGCAGGTCGTCGAGAATGCCAAGGCTTCCGGCGTCAAGCTGACCCAGGAAATCGTCGACAAGATCGAGAGCATCCTCGAAGGAAAATAA
- a CDS encoding GNAT family N-acetyltransferase → MLIPAAQPCSKEEIGTLIDEYVNSVAAPFDSFLEEHILESAFYSFQSGTGVAGYYAVHGEALLTQFYIRTPWLKDSQALFGQVMERHTIQSLLLPTCDELFLSLALDTGFPIRKQAYLFQEGIPRHAVPAPDRSGDSFRPAELGDAETIGRVCGEFLDQYEQRLASGELFVLFRGDLLLGIGVLEKSRLFEGTASIGMFVDESCRNQGVGRSLILRLRQRCAEQGLTAVSGCGYGNEASKRTLESAGMVTRTRLLRIAADGHSVR, encoded by the coding sequence ATGCTGATTCCGGCCGCGCAGCCCTGTTCCAAGGAAGAGATCGGCACTCTGATCGATGAATATGTGAACAGTGTTGCAGCTCCGTTCGACTCCTTCCTGGAGGAGCATATTCTGGAGTCCGCCTTCTATTCGTTCCAGTCCGGCACCGGTGTGGCCGGTTATTACGCCGTACATGGCGAAGCGCTGCTGACGCAGTTCTACATCCGCACGCCTTGGCTGAAGGACTCGCAGGCGCTGTTCGGACAGGTGATGGAGCGTCATACGATCCAGTCGCTGCTGCTCCCTACCTGCGACGAGCTGTTCCTCAGTCTGGCGCTCGACACGGGCTTTCCCATCCGCAAGCAGGCCTATTTGTTTCAGGAAGGGATCCCGCGGCACGCCGTTCCGGCGCCGGATCGATCGGGAGATAGTTTCCGTCCGGCCGAGCTCGGGGATGCGGAGACAATCGGCCGCGTGTGCGGCGAGTTTTTGGACCAGTACGAGCAGCGGCTCGCCAGCGGCGAGCTGTTCGTCCTTTTCAGGGGAGACCTGCTGCTCGGCATCGGAGTGCTGGAGAAGTCGAGGCTGTTCGAAGGGACGGCGAGCATAGGGATGTTCGTGGACGAGTCCTGCCGCAACCAGGGCGTGGGGAGGAGCTTGATCCTTCGGCTGAGGCAGCGATGCGCGGAGCAGGGGCTGACGGCGGTCAGCGGATGCGGGTACGGCAATGAGGCCTCCAAGCGGACACTGGAGAGCGCGGGAATGGTGACGAGAACGAGGCTGCTGAGAATTGCGGCTGACGGTCATTCTGTTCGATGA
- a CDS encoding tyrosine-protein phosphatase, with protein MKEQLETRLNMRELGGCMAADGRRVKEGVLFRSGELHGLTAEEALYVESLGLTAVCDLRTEEKSASKPAPQLKGVRHVSLPVIGGEFSMSEMPRLLQQWKEEGGQGSPIQEIYRRFVTESQSLAAYRGLLQALLRAEGRPVLWNCTLGKDRTGFAAAVVLLALGVPEADIAADYMRTGANRREANEAILRQAAAFLSDESHLELVRSVLAVREEYIQAAFDEIRRVHGTPEAFLKEAIGLTEPQLKQLREWYLEPAAC; from the coding sequence ATGAAGGAACAGCTGGAAACCCGCTTGAATATGAGAGAGCTAGGAGGCTGCATGGCCGCGGACGGCAGACGGGTGAAAGAAGGCGTCCTGTTCCGGTCGGGGGAGCTGCACGGCTTGACGGCGGAGGAAGCCCTTTATGTGGAGTCGCTCGGCTTGACGGCCGTCTGCGATCTGCGCACCGAGGAGAAGAGCGCCTCCAAGCCTGCTCCGCAGCTGAAGGGCGTGCGGCACGTATCGCTGCCTGTCATCGGAGGCGAGTTCAGCATGAGCGAGATGCCGCGCCTGCTGCAGCAGTGGAAGGAAGAAGGCGGCCAAGGCAGCCCGATCCAGGAAATCTACCGCCGGTTCGTGACCGAGAGCCAATCTCTGGCCGCTTATCGCGGCCTGCTGCAGGCGCTGCTGCGGGCGGAGGGGCGTCCCGTGCTGTGGAACTGCACGCTCGGCAAGGACCGGACCGGCTTCGCAGCGGCCGTCGTGCTGCTGGCTCTGGGCGTTCCGGAGGCTGACATTGCGGCGGATTATATGCGTACCGGGGCAAACCGCAGGGAAGCCAACGAGGCCATTCTTCGCCAAGCCGCCGCCTTCTTGAGCGACGAGTCCCATCTGGAGCTGGTCCGATCGGTGCTGGCTGTCCGAGAGGAATACATTCAGGCGGCGTTCGACGAGATCCGGCGCGTCCACGGCACGCCTGAAGCCTTTTTGAAGGAAGCGATCGGCTTGACGGAGCCGCAGCTGAAGCAGCTGAGAGAGTGGTATCTGGAGCCGGCCGCATGCTGA
- a CDS encoding MFS transporter yields the protein MKSWKHAALLVGGLGFSHLGNWIYFVAINIALLELTDGSAAAMAGLFVIRPIALLLTNFWSGSIVDRTDVRKLMVLTDVVRGTLMLFIPFASSVWVIFGLIFLISLAGSFFGPSQSVYITKLIPAEDRQRFNSILGMSSSGAFLLGPAISGLLIYRFGTDFSIYFNAVTFFVCALMISLLPAVPRLEGPAREPVTLRMLRADWGVVRSFVLTAPSFLAIYLLFQSSVIIGYSIDSQELTYIKQHLKLSTEQYGFIVSVTGIGALAGSFTAALLAKRVSWRWYLGPATLLTSVFYFLFYLSHTFFLAAAAFVLLGFFMSYVGAGYATWFQKQVPSDRMGRVASLADAVQGAMQIGLTLAVGGLADVLGLQAVCLAFSAAAIALSLGLSVKVWDRNQSKTNLEC from the coding sequence TTGAAGTCCTGGAAGCATGCAGCCCTTCTCGTCGGCGGGCTGGGGTTTTCGCATCTCGGCAACTGGATCTATTTCGTCGCCATCAACATCGCCCTGCTGGAGCTGACGGACGGCTCCGCCGCCGCCATGGCGGGACTGTTCGTCATCCGGCCGATCGCGCTCCTGCTGACGAACTTCTGGTCAGGCAGCATCGTCGACCGCACCGATGTGCGCAAGCTCATGGTGCTGACGGACGTCGTGCGCGGCACGCTCATGCTTTTCATTCCTTTCGCCTCCTCTGTATGGGTCATCTTCGGACTCATATTCCTCATCAGCCTGGCCGGTTCGTTTTTCGGCCCGAGCCAGTCGGTCTACATCACGAAGCTCATCCCGGCGGAAGACCGCCAGCGGTTCAACTCCATTCTCGGCATGAGCAGCTCGGGCGCTTTCCTGCTGGGGCCGGCCATATCCGGGCTGCTCATCTATCGTTTCGGCACGGACTTCAGCATCTATTTCAACGCCGTCACCTTCTTCGTCTGCGCCTTGATGATCTCACTGCTGCCGGCGGTTCCCCGGCTCGAGGGGCCGGCCCGGGAACCCGTCACGCTGCGCATGCTTCGGGCCGATTGGGGCGTCGTGCGGAGCTTCGTCCTGACCGCGCCGTCCTTCCTGGCCATCTATCTGTTGTTCCAAAGCTCCGTCATCATCGGCTACTCGATCGACTCTCAAGAATTGACGTATATCAAGCAGCATCTCAAGCTGTCCACGGAGCAATACGGCTTCATCGTCAGCGTGACAGGGATCGGAGCGCTGGCCGGCTCCTTCACGGCCGCCCTGCTCGCGAAGCGCGTCTCCTGGCGCTGGTATCTAGGCCCGGCGACTCTTCTGACGAGCGTCTTCTACTTCCTCTTCTATCTGTCGCATACGTTTTTCCTGGCGGCGGCGGCTTTCGTCCTGCTCGGATTTTTCATGTCCTACGTCGGCGCCGGCTACGCCACCTGGTTTCAGAAGCAGGTGCCGTCCGACAGGATGGGCCGGGTGGCCAGCCTTGCCGACGCGGTTCAGGGAGCGATGCAGATCGGCCTTACGCTTGCGGTCGGCGGACTTGCCGATGTGCTTGGGCTGCAAGCGGTGTGCCTGGCCTTCTCGGCGGCCGCCATCGCGCTCAGCTTAGGCCTGAGCGTGAAGGTATGGGATCGAAATCAGTCGAAAACAAATCTGGAATGTTAA
- a CDS encoding HAD family hydrolase, with product MPQIVAAGRIFEAEAILFDKDGTLLDFVHTWGAWARHMRQHFSARLEQRGLEPLSPEELGREWGITFSPEGNAESYDRSGPLSMGTLHELLALLSACGYRRGLSWADARVAAHESWQHADRELDRERAALALPGVTELLEACRAAGIPMAVVTADETNAAVKHLSWLGLEGHFGEIIGTDLVERGKPYPDMAELACRRMGLDISKVVIIGDSNGDMLMAKAAGAAAAIGLAAGDAALQLPDADVVAASCADIRLLP from the coding sequence ATGCCGCAGATCGTCGCAGCAGGCCGCATATTCGAAGCGGAAGCCATTTTGTTCGACAAGGACGGAACGCTCCTGGATTTCGTTCATACCTGGGGGGCATGGGCGCGCCATATGAGGCAGCATTTCAGCGCCAGGCTGGAGCAACGGGGTCTTGAGCCTCTGTCTCCGGAAGAGCTGGGCCGCGAGTGGGGAATCACGTTCTCGCCGGAGGGCAACGCCGAGAGCTATGACCGCAGCGGTCCTCTGTCGATGGGCACGCTGCATGAGCTGCTGGCGCTGCTGAGCGCATGCGGCTACCGTCGCGGCCTGTCCTGGGCGGATGCCCGGGTGGCGGCCCATGAGAGCTGGCAGCATGCCGACCGGGAGCTCGACCGGGAGCGGGCGGCTCTCGCCTTGCCCGGCGTGACGGAGCTGCTGGAAGCCTGCCGCGCGGCAGGCATCCCGATGGCCGTCGTGACGGCCGACGAAACGAACGCGGCGGTCAAGCATCTTTCCTGGCTCGGCCTAGAAGGCCACTTCGGCGAAATCATCGGCACCGACCTTGTCGAACGCGGCAAGCCCTATCCCGATATGGCGGAGCTCGCCTGCCGCCGGATGGGCCTGGACATATCCAAGGTCGTCATCATCGGCGACTCCAACGGGGATATGCTCATGGCCAAGGCGGCCGGAGCGGCGGCTGCGATCGGACTGGCCGCGGGCGATGCGGCGCTTCAGCTGCCGGATGCCGACGTCGTCGCGGCGTCGTGCGCAGATATTCGGCTGCTGCCATAG
- a CDS encoding DUF58 domain-containing protein — protein MELLLLLAVCGALVYVQGLVLGKGSLRGVKVSRRFSEEACYAGERLEIVETIENAKGLPVPWLRLETMLPASIVFRGRGDTSVSRGRIYQNHTSLFTLQPRVKIVRTHQTTCVSRGVFVMETASLTGGDLFSIHTPSITLTLPHTLTVYPAPMEESGMPDSWRSWQGELEVRRWIVEDPFVVSGTRAYLPGDAFNRIDWKASARSLELQVRRHGHTADPRAMILLNIEESEMMWDRVTRPDDMETTISCAAALAAGMLGRGLSAGFAHNGMVSRHSDDTGRVDFGSGSGKLGETLASMAAIEPRIRLSFHELLRREAELELSAGMDYLLVTAFRSDRIVEAAALLEQSGHRVAFVEPPVRTKGGRRP, from the coding sequence ATGGAGCTGCTGCTCCTGCTTGCCGTCTGCGGAGCTCTCGTTTACGTTCAGGGACTGGTGCTCGGCAAGGGATCGCTGCGCGGGGTGAAGGTGTCCCGCCGCTTCAGCGAGGAAGCCTGCTACGCGGGCGAACGGCTGGAAATTGTCGAGACGATCGAGAACGCCAAGGGACTTCCCGTACCGTGGCTGCGCCTGGAGACGATGCTTCCCGCCTCCATCGTCTTCCGCGGCCGCGGAGATACGTCCGTCAGCCGCGGCCGCATCTATCAGAACCATACGAGCCTGTTCACGCTGCAGCCGCGCGTCAAGATCGTCCGCACCCATCAGACGACCTGCGTCAGCAGAGGCGTATTCGTCATGGAGACGGCGTCGCTGACAGGCGGCGACCTGTTCTCGATCCACACGCCGTCGATCACCTTGACGCTGCCGCATACGCTCACTGTATACCCGGCTCCGATGGAAGAGAGCGGCATGCCCGATTCCTGGCGAAGCTGGCAGGGAGAGCTCGAGGTGAGGCGCTGGATCGTCGAGGACCCGTTCGTCGTCAGCGGCACGCGGGCGTACCTGCCCGGAGACGCGTTCAACCGCATCGATTGGAAGGCGTCGGCCCGGTCGCTGGAGCTGCAGGTGCGCCGGCATGGGCATACGGCCGATCCCCGCGCCATGATCCTGCTGAACATCGAAGAATCCGAAATGATGTGGGACCGGGTGACAAGGCCGGACGACATGGAGACGACGATCAGCTGCGCGGCTGCGCTGGCTGCCGGGATGCTGGGCCGAGGCCTGTCGGCCGGATTCGCCCATAATGGAATGGTCAGCCGGCATTCGGACGACACGGGGAGAGTGGATTTCGGCAGCGGCAGCGGGAAGCTCGGGGAGACGCTCGCTTCCATGGCCGCGATAGAGCCGAGAATTCGGTTGTCGTTTCATGAGCTGCTTCGGCGGGAAGCGGAGCTGGAGCTGTCAGCCGGGATGGATTATCTGCTCGTGACGGCGTTCCGGTCGGACCGGATCGTGGAGGCGGCCGCGCTGCTGGAGCAGTCCGGCCACCGTGTTGCTTTCGTCGAACCGCCTGTCCGTACGAAGGGAGGGCGGCGGCCATGA
- a CDS encoding MoxR family ATPase yields the protein MHQVQQLAARVKENINRVMVGKDREIDLLLTALLASGHVLLEDVPGTGKTMLAKSLAASLSLDFQRIQFTPDLLPSDLTGIHYYHQKDGEFYFRQGPLFTQIVLADEINRATPRTQSSLLECMEERQISIEGKTMELQKPFMVVATQNPVDNQGTFPLPEAQMDRFMIRMNLGYPSREEGREILLRTVGAVSPWTEALRPAASAVEVLEAQRLCAGVSVHADLLDYMVALAEASRSNPGVALGISPRGTQAWMRASQAYAAMHGRSYVLPDDIKRLAVPACAHRIVLKRRHSTEARPTEALVQELLDAMPVPSEEGLEAEAR from the coding sequence GTGCATCAAGTGCAGCAGCTGGCCGCCAGAGTGAAGGAGAACATCAACCGGGTAATGGTAGGGAAGGATCGGGAGATCGACCTGCTACTGACAGCTCTGCTGGCTTCCGGGCATGTGCTGCTCGAGGACGTGCCGGGAACGGGCAAGACGATGCTGGCGAAGAGCCTGGCCGCATCTCTCAGCCTTGACTTCCAGCGGATTCAGTTCACCCCCGACCTGCTCCCCTCGGACCTGACGGGGATCCATTACTATCATCAGAAGGACGGCGAATTCTATTTCCGCCAAGGTCCTTTGTTCACGCAGATCGTGCTCGCCGACGAGATCAACCGCGCCACTCCCCGCACGCAGTCGAGCCTTCTGGAATGCATGGAAGAGCGGCAGATCAGCATCGAGGGCAAGACGATGGAGCTGCAGAAGCCGTTCATGGTGGTGGCGACCCAGAATCCCGTCGACAACCAGGGCACGTTCCCGCTGCCGGAAGCGCAGATGGACCGATTCATGATTCGGATGAATCTGGGGTATCCTTCCCGAGAGGAAGGAAGGGAAATCCTGCTGCGCACCGTCGGCGCCGTCTCCCCTTGGACGGAGGCGCTGAGGCCGGCCGCCTCGGCGGTGGAGGTGCTGGAGGCGCAGCGGCTGTGCGCCGGCGTATCGGTGCATGCCGACTTGCTCGACTACATGGTCGCCCTCGCGGAGGCGAGCCGCTCCAATCCGGGTGTCGCGCTCGGCATCAGCCCCCGCGGCACTCAGGCATGGATGCGGGCTTCCCAAGCCTATGCGGCCATGCACGGCCGCAGCTATGTGCTGCCGGATGACATCAAGCGGCTGGCTGTGCCGGCTTGCGCCCATCGGATCGTCCTGAAGAGGCGTCATTCGACGGAGGCTCGGCCGACGGAAGCGCTTGTTCAGGAGCTGCTGGACGCGATGCCCGTGCCGAGCGAAGAAGGCCTTGAGGCCGAGGCCCGCTGA
- a CDS encoding neutral zinc metallopeptidase, with protein MRWQGRQGSGNVEDRRGMGGGGKLVGGGIGGIILILIVTLLGGNPGDLLGGVTGGQSSSEPYEQTQQEQELSQFVSVVLADTETVWTDVFEKQGMTYEKPTLVLYNDSVQSACGSASSAVGPFYCPGDRKLYIDLSFYDELKQRFKAPGDFAMAYVIAHEVGHHVQTLLGTMDKIAPLRDKLSETEYNKYQVRLELQADYYAGVWAHYEQGNNLLEEGDVDEALTAASAVGDDSIQEQSQGYVVPESFTHGTSEQRKRWFYKGFESGTIKGGDTFSVQNP; from the coding sequence ATGCGGTGGCAAGGCAGGCAGGGAAGCGGCAACGTGGAGGACCGGAGGGGAATGGGCGGCGGAGGCAAGCTGGTCGGAGGCGGCATCGGCGGGATCATCCTGATTCTGATCGTCACGCTTCTCGGCGGAAACCCCGGCGACCTGCTCGGAGGCGTGACCGGCGGGCAGAGCTCCTCGGAGCCCTATGAGCAGACGCAGCAGGAGCAGGAGCTGTCCCAGTTCGTGTCGGTCGTGCTGGCTGACACCGAGACGGTATGGACCGACGTGTTCGAGAAGCAGGGCATGACCTACGAGAAGCCGACGCTGGTCCTGTACAACGATTCGGTCCAGTCCGCCTGCGGCAGCGCGTCCTCGGCGGTGGGGCCGTTCTATTGTCCGGGCGACCGCAAGCTGTACATCGATCTCAGCTTCTATGACGAGCTCAAGCAGAGGTTCAAGGCGCCGGGCGACTTCGCGATGGCCTACGTCATCGCCCACGAGGTCGGCCATCATGTGCAGACGCTGCTCGGCACGATGGACAAGATCGCTCCGCTGCGCGATAAGCTCAGCGAGACGGAGTACAACAAGTACCAGGTCCGGCTGGAGCTGCAGGCGGACTATTACGCCGGCGTCTGGGCCCACTACGAGCAAGGAAACAATCTGCTGGAGGAGGGCGACGTCGACGAGGCTCTGACGGCGGCCAGCGCGGTCGGAGACGACAGCATCCAGGAGCAGTCCCAAGGATATGTCGTGCCGGAAAGCTTCACGCACGGCACATCGGAGCAGCGCAAGCGCTGGTTCTACAAGGGCTTCGAATCGGGGACGATCAAGGGCGGCGACACGTTCAGCGTCCAGAATCCTTGA